A DNA window from Fusobacterium mortiferum ATCC 9817 contains the following coding sequences:
- the nusB gene encoding transcription antitermination factor NusB, producing MSRRVAREELFKLVFESELKEESTKEVLDNYLKRDEVLTNENELAFIKKYMNGIAENNDRILETINNNITGWSFERIGNVEKALLRCSVYELLCETTPHEIVVNEVVELAKLYGDEKTSEFVNGVLAKIINK from the coding sequence ATGAGTAGAAGAGTAGCAAGAGAAGAACTATTTAAATTAGTTTTTGAAAGTGAATTAAAAGAGGAGAGTACAAAAGAGGTACTAGATAACTATTTAAAAAGAGATGAAGTTTTAACTAATGAAAATGAGCTAGCATTTATAAAAAAATATATGAATGGAATAGCTGAAAATAATGATAGAATATTAGAAACTATCAATAATAATATCACTGGTTGGAGCTTTGAAAGAATAGGAAACGTGGAAAAAGCTTTATTAAGATGCTCTGTATATGAACTTTTATGTGAAACTACTCCACATGAGATAGTTGTAAATGAAGTTGTAGAGCTTGCAAAACTTTATGGTGATGAAAAAACTTCTGAATTTGTAAATGGAGTATTAGCTAAGATAATAAATAAATAA
- a CDS encoding threonine aldolase family protein gives MVSFKNDYSEGVLPVIMEALLKTNLEQTVGYGEDEYTAKGIEAIKKAINFEDCYVRLLVGGTQTNLLTISHILRPYEAVIAADTGHISVHEAGAIEATGHKVIELATNGDGKISLDMIKKVYDVHKNDFHMVKPKMVYISNPTELGTLYTKEELINISNYCKEVGMYLYIDGARMASALASEKNDIELTDYPKYCDVFYIGGTKCGLLFGEALVITNKELAEGFFCSTKQKGATLAKGRLLGIQFTELFQGDRYYQVGKHSNEMAAMLKKGVLEAGYKLKADSYTNQQFFILPNKVIDEIGKKYRYEFWEKIDEETSAIRLVTSWATKEEDVKDFIEDLKNIK, from the coding sequence ATGGTAAGTTTTAAAAATGATTATAGTGAGGGAGTATTACCAGTTATAATGGAGGCTCTTTTAAAAACTAACTTAGAACAAACAGTGGGATATGGAGAGGATGAATACACAGCTAAGGGTATAGAAGCTATAAAAAAAGCTATAAATTTTGAAGATTGCTATGTACGTCTTTTAGTAGGAGGAACACAGACAAATCTTCTTACAATTTCTCATATTTTACGTCCATATGAAGCAGTAATAGCAGCAGATACAGGGCATATCAGTGTACATGAAGCTGGTGCAATAGAAGCTACTGGGCATAAAGTAATAGAGTTAGCAACTAATGGTGATGGGAAAATAAGTTTAGATATGATAAAAAAGGTTTATGATGTTCATAAAAATGATTTTCATATGGTAAAGCCTAAAATGGTATATATATCTAACCCAACAGAATTAGGAACTCTTTATACAAAAGAGGAGTTAATAAATATTTCTAACTATTGTAAAGAGGTAGGTATGTATCTATATATTGATGGAGCAAGAATGGCATCAGCACTAGCTTCTGAAAAAAATGATATAGAGCTTACTGACTATCCTAAATATTGTGATGTTTTCTATATAGGAGGAACTAAGTGTGGACTTTTATTTGGAGAGGCATTAGTAATTACAAATAAAGAGCTAGCTGAAGGATTTTTCTGTAGTACAAAACAAAAGGGAGCTACTTTAGCAAAAGGAAGATTATTAGGAATACAATTTACAGAGTTATTTCAAGGTGATAGATACTATCAAGTAGGAAAACACTCAAATGAGATGGCAGCTATGTTAAAAAAAGGAGTATTAGAGGCTGGATATAAATTGAAGGCAGATTCATATACTAACCAACAATTCTTTATACTTCCTAATAAGGTGATAGATGAGATTGGAAAAAAATATAGATATGAGTTTTGGGAAAAAATAGATGAAGAAACTTCAGCAATTAGATTAGTAACTTCTTGGGCTACAAAAGAGGAAGATGTAAAAGATTTTATAGAAGACTTAAAAAATATAAAATAA
- a CDS encoding heavy-metal-associated domain-containing protein, producing MKKVIKIDGMGCQHCVKSVTNALENVSGVKILEVKIGEATVEIAEDFDMSIIVDALDDVGYEVV from the coding sequence ATGAAAAAAGTAATAAAAATAGATGGGATGGGTTGTCAACACTGTGTAAAAAGTGTAACTAATGCTTTAGAGAATGTATCTGGAGTGAAGATATTAGAGGTAAAAATTGGAGAAGCTACTGTGGAAATAGCTGAAGATTTTGATATGAGTATAATAGTTGATGCTCTAGATGATGTAGGATATGAGGTAGTCTAA